GGATGAAGTTTTCCGTGCCGTCGCGCGAGGCAAAATCAGACTGGCTGGTTTGCAGGCCAATGACGCCTTCAAAAGGCCCCCAGGGCTGGTGCTCCAGTTCCAGCCGCGTGTCGTAGCCGCGATTGGTGAAGCGGGTGCCAACCTTATCGCCGTCTTTTTCCACATGCCGGTAGTTGGTGGAACCGGCGCGCAGGCGAGCCCGTTTGAAACCGGGCAAAGGATCACGCAGTTCGCCGCGCAGGTCAACGCGCTCGGTGCGCAGATGCGCTGTCGCAGCGTGCTCATGGTCCTGGTCGTAGCCATGGTCGTGATCGTGGCCGTGATCGTGGCCGTGGCCACCGCAATGCAAGGTGGCACCGTGCGGGTGGCAGTCTTCGTATTCATGGCTGTGGCCGGGCAAGCCATAACTGCCTTCCCGATAGGAGTACGCGGCCCCGATGTAACCGCGCTCGCCAATAAAGGACAGGCCGACACTGCCAGTGTCCGTACGGGAGTCGGAGTCTTTGACGCGGCTGTCGGTCCAGTTGGGCACGCGATAGTCACGGCTGCGGTGCGAGGCCCCTTCTACGTGCAAGGCGATATTGCCCTGACCGGCTGTCATGTCGAATGCGCCGACCCGGCCTCGATCGGCTGTGGAGCCTTGGGCGCGGACTGAGCCTTCAAACCCTTTTTCGGGGATCGCCGTGGGAATCTTGCGGTCCAGCACGTTGACCACGCCCCCGATCGCACCGCCGCCATACAGCAGGGCGGAGGGCCCGCGCAGTACTTCAATGCGTTCTGCTTGCCAGGTGTCGACCGTAATCGTGTGGTCGGGGGAGATGGCAGAGGCATCCATCACTTCGGCGCCGTCGCTGAGCACTTTGACGCGAGGCGCAGTCTGGCCACGAATGACCGGTCGGCTGGCACCGCTGCCAAAGCTGTCGACGTGGATGCCCACTTCCCCATCGAGCAGTTCACCCAAAGTGCTGCTACGGCGCAAATCCAGCTGGGGGCCTTGCAGCACCGTGCTGGCTGTGGCCAGTTCTGTCTGTTGCAAGGCCAGGGGGCTGGCGGAGATTCGGATCGGGGCCAACTGAGAGACAGGGGGTTCAAGCTCATTGGCTTGTGCTGAGGCGCAAAGCGCGAGGGCCAGCGTCAATGGCAAGGGGCGGGGACTGAAGTGCATCTCATCTTCCGGAAAAGTTAATTTTTTTGAGATGTTATAACATAACAATAACTGATTGAAACAGTCGGAAAACCAGGCTTGGTCGTGGGGGAAATGGGGGTGGGTAACGTATAGGACACGGGGCCGTGCGGCTGACCAACTCGGCCCCTGGTTGTTGCCAGGTAAAAAAATGCCGCCTTCAGGAGGCGGCTCGGCAAGCGATGAATAACTTAACGGTTCTGAATTTCCGGGGGAATGAGGTTGCGCTCGTAGCGCTGGACATAATCTTCAAAGGACTCTTGATCCTGGGCTTCAATATCCAGCTGGGCCTGCAAAGAGTCGGCGGCCTGCTGTTCGAAAGCGGCTTGCTTGTCAGCCGGCAAAGGATGGGCCAGCAGGCTGGCGTGGTGTTCGCGGCTGCGCTGTAGGGCGTAGTCATGAAAGCTCAGGCCCGTCTCGTGTAAACGTTTCAGTAACTGGGCCGACGGTGTCCGTTCCGGATCGTCCAGTTTACGCATTTGTGCCTGCACGGCTTGGGTATGGCCGTCTGTATCCAGGGCGTGATCCAGCAAGTGTGCGTAGGGTAAGAGGGACTGGAGAATCTCCCGTCCCCATTGTTGCAAGCTGACCGCTTGTTTTTGCTGGTTGGTCAACATCAGGCCGGGGCGACGGCCTTCACGCACGACGGTGGCAAAGTTGTTCTTGCTGTCCTGACAGTAGCCACCGTCCGGGAAAAAGGGGCTGTCTTGCACGGCACAGAACAGCAGGAAGGTATCCAGAAAGCGACAGGTTTGCTCGGATATGCCAGTAGGGGATTCGGGGTCGATATCCAGGCAGCGTACTTCGATGTACTCCACACCGCGCTGAGCCAGGGCGGTGGCCGGGCGTTCGCTGCGCTGGGTTGTGCGCTTGGGGCGGATGCTGGAGTAGTACTCGTTTTCAATCTGCAGGATGTGGGTGTTGAGCTGAATCCACTCGCCATCACGGTGCGTGCCCAGCTTTTCGTAATCCGGCCAAGGGGTCACGGCAGCGTGATACATGCGCATCACAAAGGTGTCCAGGTCGTTGTAGCAAAGCTGAAGCTCGGCTTGGGCTTCCTTGTTGTGATAGCCCAGGTCGCTCATGCGCAGGCTGGTTGCCCAGGGCATGGTCAGCGTGTCGTCGTCGATCTTGTCCAGATTGTTGCTGCGACCTTGCAGGAAGTTCGCATCCAGCACGGGCGAGGCGCCAAACAGATACATCAGCAACCAGGAGTAGCGTGTGAAATTGCGAATCAGCGCCAGGTAGCCATTGGAGCGTTGGTCTTGCAGATTGTCACCGCAGACGTTCAGCAAGGGCCAGATGCCGTCGGGCAGGGAGAAGTTGTAATGCACCCCGGCAATACACTGCATGGGTTTTCCATAGCGTTCGGCCAGGCCGCGACGGTAAACATGCTTGAGCATGCCCGTGTTGGAGGTGCCGTACCAGGCAATGGCAATCTCCTTTTCGGCGGGCAGCAAGGCGGGCATGGACTGGTTCCAGATGATTTCCTGATCCAGTTTGCCGGCGACAAAGGTATGAATATCGGCCAGCTCTTGCAGCACGTCCTCAACCCGGGCTTGCGGCTCGGTAATCAGCTCCAGCAGGGCCTCGGCGTAATCGGTGGTGATGTGGGCATTGGTAAGGGCAGAACCAATGGCGCGGGGGTGGGGAGTCTTTGCCAGCTGGCCCAGCGCATCAACGCGCAGTCCTTCTTTCTCGATGCCTCGCAAGATCCCCTTCAAGATATCGGGGTTCTGTTGCAGGGCAAGGCGGCGTTCGTGGCTGGTGTTCATGGTGGTGTTTCCCACTTTCGAAATCGGATGCAAGATACGGGACTGTTCAAGGGGCCTGGGGCCGTCTATAAATAGTAGTCCGACCAAACTTGCTTTGTTAAGTTGCGCCAAAAGGCGAATCGGGCAGGGCGAGTATAAGGCGGCTGTTCAGGCAGCTGATGAAAAGCATGAAACGGGATATGGGATTAGCACCATGATAATCAGGCGCATGACCGCCGTACTGGCGGCCTTATGGATGTTGGCGGCCTGCAGTCCGGAGTTTAACTGGCGCAAGGTTCAACTTGAGCAAACGGGCTTGTCAGCCATGTTGCCCGGCAAGCCAAGCACCAGTCACCGCGTGTTGGATTTCGAGCAGTACCCGCTGGATTTTTACCTGACGACGGCGACCGCGGGTGGGCAGATCTATACCGTGGGTCATGTGATTCTTCCCGCGCAATTGCAACAGGACCCAGCCGCCCGTGAGCGCCTGTACGAGGCGCTGCATGAGTCCTTGCGTGCAAAATTCGTCCCGGATGGGCAGGCCAGTCAGAAAAGCGCCGTGCAGATCCCGCCACCAGGCCAGATTTTTTACATGACACGCGATGTGGGCGGCGTGGCGTTGCGCCTGGAGGCGATGATCCGTATGGAGCCGGGCTGGCTGGTGCAGGGCTTTGTTATGACGGATTCCGGTAAGGCGCCGGATGCGGCTCAGGCAAAGATTTTCTTTGACGGCTTAGCTCGCTAGCGGGGTCGCCGCTGATCAGGCGCTGTTGCAAGGCCAGGGTAATGGCGGCCTGGCGGCTGTAAACCCCCAGTTTGGCGTAAGCGTTCTGGAAATGAAAGTTGATCGTGCGCTCAGTAATGCCCAGGATGATGCTGATTTCCCAGCTGGTCTTGCCATGGGCAGCCCAGTTCAGGCAGGACTGTTCGCGTGAAGTTAAATACGTCACGGTAAAGCCATTCCTCATGCATTCGTGGTAAACGTCGCGCCAATGTACTCAAATTTAGCTTAGCTGGCAGACCGATGAACATGGAAATAATGATGCAAATCAAAGCATTGTCTGTTTCCCGAACGGATCTTTAGGCACAGTGGCGAAGGGAGGCGGCCTGCCTGGTTTGGACGACGCGCTGCAGCGATGCTAGAATTTTGTCTTATACGTTTTGCGCCGATTTGCCTGATCCGCTTGCGGGCGCTCCATAAATCCAGCTAAAGAGGTCCAGATGGCCACTGATTCCGTCCCCTGCGCCAACGTTGGCGCCCCTAGCCCATCCTGCGGATTGATCCCCGAAGGTTCTGTGGGCCCTGTACAAGCCGAACTCATTGCGTTTGATGAACCGCTGCACCTGCGCAGCGGGCAAGTGCTGCCCAGCTACGAGCTGGCCGTCGAGACGTACGGCACCCTGAATAAAGAGCGCAGCAACGCGGTCCTGGTGTGTCATGCGCTCAATGCCTCGCATCACGTTGCCGGCTATTACGATGACGATCCCAAAAGCGTAGGCTGGTGGGACAATATGGTCGGTCCCGGCAAGGCCGTGGATACGGATCGGTTTTTTGTCATTGGCGTCAACAATATTGGCTCCTGTTTTGGTTCTACGGGGCCGTCCAGCATCAATCCCGCTACCGGCAAGCCCTGGGGCTCCGAGTTTCCCGTTCTGACCGTGGAGGACTGGGTACGTGCCCAGGCGCGTCTGGCCGACTATTTTGGCATTCGCAAGTTCGCGGCCGTCATGGGAGGATCGCTGGGGGGCATGCAAGCCTTGAGCTGGGCGATCAGTTGCCCCGATCGCGTCGAGAACTGCGTGGTTATTGCCAGCACACCGCGCCTGTCAGCGCAGAATATTGCGTTTAACGAAGTGGCCCGCAGTGCCATTTTGTCTGACCCGCAGTTTCATGGCGGCAATTATTACGAGCATGGCGTGGTACCCAAGGCCGGACTGGGCGTGGCCCGCATGGTGGGCCATATCACCTACCTGTCTGATACCGTCATGGCCGAGAAGTTTGGCCGCACCCAGCGTGCGCCGGCGCAAGGTGGCGAATACCACTACAACTATGGCGTGGAATTCGAGGTCGAATCCTATCTGCGTTATCAGGGAGAGAAGTTCTCACGCTACTTTGACGCCAATACCTACCTGATCATTACGCGGGCCCTGGATTACTTTGATCCGTCCCGTCCGTATCAGGGGGATCTGAGCAAAGCCCTGGAAAACGTGATGGCCAAGTTCCTGCTTGTTTCCTTCACCACGGACTGGCGTTTTTCGCCCGAGCGCTCGCGTGAAATTGTGCAGGCCCTGCTCCGTAACCAGCGTCAGGTGACCTACGCTGAAATCGATGCTCCGCATGGACATGATGCTTTCTTGCTGGAAGACCCCCGCTACCATGCGGTCGTACAGGGATACTATGATCAGATCGCCGTTAATTTGGGCTTGCCTGCGCGCACGCGCACGACGGGGGTGCTGGCAAAATGACTAAGCCGCAAACACAAGTGGCCGCCGCCATGTTAAGACCGGATTTGCTGCGCATTGCGCAGTGGATCGAGCCCGGCTCGCGAGTGCTGGACCTGGGCTGTAACGATGGGACCTTGCTGGCACATCTGCGTGATACGCGTCAGGTCGTTGGCACAGGGGTGGAGCTCAATGATCAGTTCGTCATTGCGTCGGTCCGCCGGGGTGTCAACGTCATTCAGCAAGATCTGGAAAAAGGTCT
This genomic interval from Alcaligenes ammonioxydans contains the following:
- a CDS encoding response regulator transcription factor, with amino-acid sequence MTYLTSREQSCLNWAAHGKTSWEISIILGITERTINFHFQNAYAKLGVYSRQAAITLALQQRLISGDPASELSRQRKSLPEPHPAPYRNPS
- the gshA gene encoding glutamate--cysteine ligase, with product MNTSHERRLALQQNPDILKGILRGIEKEGLRVDALGQLAKTPHPRAIGSALTNAHITTDYAEALLELITEPQARVEDVLQELADIHTFVAGKLDQEIIWNQSMPALLPAEKEIAIAWYGTSNTGMLKHVYRRGLAERYGKPMQCIAGVHYNFSLPDGIWPLLNVCGDNLQDQRSNGYLALIRNFTRYSWLLMYLFGASPVLDANFLQGRSNNLDKIDDDTLTMPWATSLRMSDLGYHNKEAQAELQLCYNDLDTFVMRMYHAAVTPWPDYEKLGTHRDGEWIQLNTHILQIENEYYSSIRPKRTTQRSERPATALAQRGVEYIEVRCLDIDPESPTGISEQTCRFLDTFLLFCAVQDSPFFPDGGYCQDSKNNFATVVREGRRPGLMLTNQQKQAVSLQQWGREILQSLLPYAHLLDHALDTDGHTQAVQAQMRKLDDPERTPSAQLLKRLHETGLSFHDYALQRSREHHASLLAHPLPADKQAAFEQQAADSLQAQLDIEAQDQESFEDYVQRYERNLIPPEIQNR
- the metX gene encoding homoserine O-succinyltransferase MetX, with amino-acid sequence MATDSVPCANVGAPSPSCGLIPEGSVGPVQAELIAFDEPLHLRSGQVLPSYELAVETYGTLNKERSNAVLVCHALNASHHVAGYYDDDPKSVGWWDNMVGPGKAVDTDRFFVIGVNNIGSCFGSTGPSSINPATGKPWGSEFPVLTVEDWVRAQARLADYFGIRKFAAVMGGSLGGMQALSWAISCPDRVENCVVIASTPRLSAQNIAFNEVARSAILSDPQFHGGNYYEHGVVPKAGLGVARMVGHITYLSDTVMAEKFGRTQRAPAQGGEYHYNYGVEFEVESYLRYQGEKFSRYFDANTYLIITRALDYFDPSRPYQGDLSKALENVMAKFLLVSFTTDWRFSPERSREIVQALLRNQRQVTYAEIDAPHGHDAFLLEDPRYHAVVQGYYDQIAVNLGLPARTRTTGVLAK
- a CDS encoding TonB-dependent receptor domain-containing protein; translated protein: MHFSPRPLPLTLALALCASAQANELEPPVSQLAPIRISASPLALQQTELATASTVLQGPQLDLRRSSTLGELLDGEVGIHVDSFGSGASRPVIRGQTAPRVKVLSDGAEVMDASAISPDHTITVDTWQAERIEVLRGPSALLYGGGAIGGVVNVLDRKIPTAIPEKGFEGSVRAQGSTADRGRVGAFDMTAGQGNIALHVEGASHRSRDYRVPNWTDSRVKDSDSRTDTGSVGLSFIGERGYIGAAYSYREGSYGLPGHSHEYEDCHPHGATLHCGGHGHDHGHDHDHGYDQDHEHAATAHLRTERVDLRGELRDPLPGFKRARLRAGSTNYRHVEKDGDKVGTRFTNRGYDTRLELEHQPWGPFEGVIGLQTSQSDFASRDGTENFIPPTRTRSQGLFLLESLNWDNWRLELGARQEWQSITPDSNTLERRTGTATSFSLGAVWDFAPEYAATVSLSRSQRLPTAQELFAKGVHFATLSYERGDPNLDRETSHTLDLGLQKHLGDLRFDLRTFYTRSANYIYGHSLDRHEDFQLIQYSQGKAQFWGLEAQASYPVTSWASFSVHGDLVRGKLQDPGRNLPRIPAARLGIRTDLNWQNWSGFVGYTHTFAQNRLADHELRSPSYGLLSMGLSYRLHSAQNTYTFYLRGNNLLNKLAYRHTSFIARQAPLMGRNILAGIQVEF